From Longimicrobiaceae bacterium, a single genomic window includes:
- a CDS encoding response regulator transcription factor: MRVLVAEDDAHLRSILERGLAESAYAVDAVGDGRAALRMAAMNEYDAVVLDVMMPAPDGIEVCRALRARGSRVPVLMLTARDAVADRIAGLDAGADDYLSKPFDFGELLARLRALMRRAPELLPSEIRVADLVVDTRAQTVRRAGRGIRLTAKEYTLLEYLARNAGRVVSRADLCAHVWDDNHDPLSNAIEVNINRLRAKVDAGAPPLIHTRRGAGYLLGDPSSDA, from the coding sequence ATGCGGGTTCTGGTCGCCGAAGACGACGCGCACCTGCGCAGCATCCTGGAGCGCGGCCTGGCCGAGTCCGCATATGCCGTGGACGCGGTGGGCGACGGGCGGGCCGCGCTGCGCATGGCGGCGATGAACGAGTACGACGCCGTGGTGCTGGACGTGATGATGCCCGCGCCCGACGGCATCGAGGTGTGCCGGGCGCTGCGTGCCCGCGGCTCGCGGGTGCCGGTGCTGATGCTGACCGCTCGCGACGCCGTGGCCGACCGCATCGCCGGGCTGGACGCGGGAGCCGACGACTACCTGTCCAAGCCGTTCGACTTCGGCGAGCTGCTGGCACGGCTGCGCGCGCTGATGCGGCGCGCGCCCGAGCTGCTGCCCAGCGAGATCCGCGTGGCCGACCTGGTGGTCGACACCCGCGCGCAGACGGTGCGGCGCGCCGGGCGGGGCATCCGCCTGACCGCCAAGGAGTACACCCTGCTGGAGTACCTGGCGCGCAACGCGGGGCGGGTGGTGAGCCGGGCGGACCTGTGCGCCCACGTGTGGGACGACAACCACGACCCCCTCTCCAACGCCATCGAGGTCAACATCAACCGCCTGCGGGCCAAGGTGGATGCCGGCGCTCCGCCGCTCATCCACACCCGGCGCGGCGCCGGCTACCTGCTGGGCGACCCGTCGTCCGATGCTTG
- a CDS encoding metallophosphoesterase: MIHAGITGTERSRARRRVVAAAVALAAAAAPFPARAQRAGRGDATMIAAGDVAECPRGAAEATARLVERMPGVVAVLGDEAYPTGSDRDFATCYAPTWGRFRARSRPVPGNHEYSAGTAAAYFRYFGSLAGPAGLGYYSYEAGAWHVVALNSGIDVGPASPQARWLRADLAAHPAACTLAYWHTPRFSSGMHGPRPRMAAFWQILYDAGADVVLSGHDHMYERFAPMDSAGRRDDARGIRQFVVGTGGAGLYRARGRTPNSEALDDSTHGVLRLSLERGRYAWEFVPVAGSAFRDAGRETCHGATAAPAPRRTSSDR; the protein is encoded by the coding sequence ATGATCCACGCCGGGATTACAGGCACTGAAAGAAGCCGCGCCCGGCGCCGGGTGGTGGCGGCGGCGGTCGCGTTGGCGGCCGCCGCCGCTCCGTTCCCGGCCAGGGCCCAGCGGGCCGGGCGGGGCGACGCGACGATGATCGCTGCGGGCGACGTGGCGGAGTGCCCCCGGGGCGCGGCCGAGGCGACCGCGCGGCTAGTGGAGCGCATGCCGGGCGTGGTGGCGGTGCTGGGCGACGAGGCGTACCCCACCGGGAGCGACCGCGACTTCGCCACGTGCTACGCGCCCACGTGGGGCCGCTTCCGTGCACGGTCGCGGCCGGTGCCGGGAAACCACGAATACAGCGCCGGGACGGCGGCGGCGTACTTCCGCTACTTCGGCTCACTGGCGGGCCCCGCGGGGCTGGGCTATTACAGCTACGAGGCGGGCGCGTGGCACGTGGTGGCGCTGAACAGCGGCATCGACGTGGGCCCGGCTTCGCCACAGGCGCGGTGGCTGCGGGCGGACCTGGCGGCGCACCCCGCGGCGTGCACGCTGGCCTACTGGCACACGCCGCGGTTCAGCTCCGGCATGCACGGCCCCCGCCCGCGCATGGCGGCGTTCTGGCAGATTCTCTACGACGCGGGGGCCGACGTGGTGCTCTCCGGCCACGACCACATGTACGAGCGGTTCGCGCCCATGGACTCGGCGGGGCGCCGCGACGACGCGCGCGGCATCCGCCAGTTCGTGGTGGGCACCGGCGGCGCGGGGCTGTACCGCGCCCGCGGCCGCACCCCCAACAGCGAGGCTCTGGACGACTCCACCCACGGCGTCCTCCGTCTGTCGCTGGAGCGCGGCCGGTACGCGTGGGAGTTCGTGCCCGTGGCGGGGTCGGCCTTCCGCGACGCGGGCCGCGAAACGTGCCACGGCGCGACCGCCGCACCCGCCCCGCGCCGCACATCCTCCGACAGGTAG